One Peterkaempfera bronchialis DNA window includes the following coding sequences:
- a CDS encoding FAD/NAD(P)-binding protein, with protein sequence MTGRPLQVCIIGAGPRGLSILERLCANARRMAKRDPVTVHVVDPSAPGAGRVWRTGQSRHLLMNTVASQITVYTDESVQVEGPIEPGPTLYEWAKSLVGSEQAGDHDDETVAEARDLGPNTYPTRAFYGHYLHDSFLRVVAGAPRHVTVEVHRSRAVAMADTHGIPGGPQGIRLEDGTRLNRLDAIVMAQGHVPGRLTPREAKTASLARIHHLSYVTPANPADLHIGAMPGQNVLLRGLGLNFFDHMALFTLGRGGTFVREGGRLVYQPSDQEPRLFATSRRGIPYHARGENEKGAYGRHHPRLLTPELISGLRRRSESGGQVRFATDLWPLIAREVESVYYGTLLDSRGRGGEREEFTARYLTAEHPEAVLDGYAVPEADRWDWERLSRPYAGLEFADRAAFRSWLLDYLARDVAEAKAGNVSGPLKAALDVLRDLRNEIRQVVDHGGLDGDSHRDDLEGWYTPLNAFLSIGPPVERIEQMIALIEAGVLELVGPETDIRIDTVSPAFVAHSKVVPGAPIRASMLVEARLPEPDLRRTSDPLLRHLLETEQCTTYRISTTSGAGYETGGLAVTERPYRLLDARGRAHPRRFAYGVPTESVHWVTAAGIRPGVDSVTLGDSDAIVRAVLSLPPVAEVPAEVRPLPAETDLRGVVV encoded by the coding sequence ATGACCGGCCGTCCGCTCCAGGTCTGCATCATCGGTGCGGGCCCCCGGGGGCTGTCCATCCTGGAGCGCCTCTGCGCCAACGCGCGGCGGATGGCGAAGCGGGACCCGGTGACCGTGCATGTGGTCGACCCGTCGGCGCCGGGCGCCGGCCGGGTCTGGCGCACCGGCCAGTCCCGCCATCTGCTGATGAACACCGTGGCGTCGCAGATCACCGTCTACACGGATGAGAGCGTCCAGGTCGAGGGCCCGATCGAGCCCGGCCCGACGCTGTACGAGTGGGCCAAGTCGCTGGTCGGCTCGGAGCAGGCCGGCGACCACGACGACGAGACCGTCGCGGAGGCCCGGGACCTCGGCCCCAACACCTACCCGACCCGCGCCTTCTACGGCCACTACCTGCACGACAGCTTCCTGCGGGTGGTGGCGGGAGCGCCCCGCCATGTCACGGTCGAGGTGCACCGCTCACGGGCGGTCGCGATGGCCGACACCCATGGCATCCCCGGCGGCCCGCAGGGCATCCGGCTGGAGGACGGCACCCGGCTGAACCGGCTGGACGCCATCGTGATGGCGCAGGGCCACGTCCCCGGCCGGCTGACGCCGCGCGAGGCGAAGACGGCCAGCCTGGCCCGCATCCACCACCTCAGCTATGTCACCCCGGCCAACCCGGCCGACCTGCACATCGGGGCGATGCCCGGCCAGAATGTGCTGCTGCGCGGGCTGGGGCTGAACTTCTTCGACCACATGGCGCTCTTCACGCTGGGCCGGGGCGGCACCTTCGTCCGCGAGGGCGGGCGCCTGGTGTACCAGCCCTCGGACCAGGAGCCGCGCCTCTTCGCCACCTCGCGGCGCGGCATCCCGTACCACGCACGCGGCGAGAACGAGAAGGGCGCCTATGGGCGCCACCACCCCAGGCTGCTCACCCCCGAGCTGATCTCCGGGCTGCGCAGGCGGTCCGAGAGCGGCGGCCAGGTGCGGTTCGCCACCGACCTGTGGCCGCTGATCGCCCGGGAGGTGGAGAGCGTCTACTACGGCACGCTGCTCGACTCCCGGGGCCGTGGCGGCGAGCGCGAGGAGTTCACCGCCCGCTATCTGACGGCCGAGCATCCCGAGGCGGTGCTGGACGGGTACGCCGTCCCCGAGGCGGACCGCTGGGACTGGGAGCGGCTCTCCCGCCCGTACGCCGGGCTGGAGTTCGCCGACCGCGCGGCCTTCCGGTCCTGGCTGCTGGACTACCTGGCCCGCGATGTCGCGGAGGCGAAGGCCGGCAATGTCAGCGGCCCGCTCAAGGCCGCCCTGGATGTGCTGCGCGACCTGCGCAACGAGATCCGGCAGGTGGTGGACCACGGCGGGCTGGACGGCGACTCCCACCGGGACGACCTGGAGGGCTGGTACACACCGCTCAACGCCTTCCTCTCCATCGGCCCGCCGGTCGAGCGCATCGAGCAGATGATCGCCCTGATCGAGGCCGGGGTGCTGGAACTGGTCGGACCCGAGACCGACATCCGCATCGACACCGTCTCCCCGGCCTTCGTGGCGCACTCGAAGGTCGTGCCGGGGGCGCCGATCCGGGCGAGCATGCTGGTCGAGGCCCGGCTGCCCGAGCCCGATCTGCGGCGCACCTCCGACCCCCTGCTGCGGCATCTGCTGGAGACCGAGCAGTGCACCACGTACCGCATCTCCACCACCTCCGGGGCGGGCTATGAGACCGGCGGGCTGGCCGTCACCGAGCGCCCGTACCGGCTGCTGGACGCGCGCGGGCGGGCGCACCCGCGCCGCTTCGCCTACGGCGTCCCCACCGAGTCGGTGCACTGGGTGACCGCCGCCGGCATCCGCCCGGGCGTGGACTCGGTGACCCTCGGCGACTCCGACGCCATCGTCCGCGCCGTGCTGTCGCTGCCTCCGGTCGCCGAGGTGCCGGCCGAGGTGCGTCCGCTGCCGGCCGAGACCGACCTGCGGGGCGTGGTGGTGTGA
- a CDS encoding 3-hydroxybenzoate 6-monooxygenase, protein MSKAVIVGGGIGGLAAALALSRQGHRAVVLERAPEFAEIGAGIQIAPNGIHALDRLGLGRAVRASAVHMAELRFMDGVTGDHVVSLPLTEEYQRRFGNPYVVVHRAELHTLLLEACLASDAVELRGSSAVVGYEQDGRTATVLLESGERITGDGVIGADGIHSAIRQQLVGDGPPRISGITVYRAVIPMEQVPEELRWSTSVTWWAGPHCHFVHYPIAGGKYLNLAASSDNGATEATAGVPVSEEFVRREFGALGPSAHRLLELGEGWKSWVLVDRDPVDDWTDGRVTLLGDAAHPMLHYAAQGACQALEDAVLLGELLDCSADEFPQRFEKYNAERRLRTARVQLAARESIRLWHPAGQDAVARNALLSSLSARELHDQVAWMHGVREFGQQQEADRQHHIRSTVEKGKRI, encoded by the coding sequence ATGTCCAAGGCAGTCATCGTCGGGGGCGGTATCGGCGGCCTGGCCGCCGCCCTCGCCCTCTCCAGGCAGGGCCACCGGGCAGTCGTCCTGGAACGTGCCCCCGAGTTCGCCGAAATCGGGGCCGGCATCCAGATCGCCCCGAACGGCATCCATGCGCTGGACCGGCTCGGCCTCGGCCGGGCGGTCCGTGCATCGGCGGTCCACATGGCCGAGTTGAGGTTCATGGACGGGGTGACCGGCGACCATGTGGTGAGTCTGCCGCTCACCGAGGAGTACCAGCGGCGGTTCGGCAACCCGTATGTCGTGGTGCACCGCGCCGAGCTGCACACCCTGCTGCTCGAAGCCTGCCTGGCGAGCGACGCCGTCGAGCTGCGCGGCAGCAGCGCGGTGGTCGGCTATGAGCAGGACGGCCGGACCGCGACGGTGCTGCTGGAGAGCGGCGAGCGGATCACCGGTGACGGCGTGATCGGCGCCGACGGGATCCACTCCGCGATCCGGCAGCAGCTGGTCGGCGACGGCCCGCCGCGGATCTCCGGGATCACCGTCTACCGCGCGGTCATCCCGATGGAGCAGGTGCCCGAGGAACTGCGCTGGAGCACCTCGGTGACCTGGTGGGCCGGTCCGCACTGCCACTTCGTGCACTATCCGATCGCCGGCGGCAAGTACCTCAACCTGGCGGCCAGCAGCGACAACGGGGCCACCGAGGCGACTGCGGGCGTGCCGGTCTCCGAGGAGTTCGTACGCCGGGAGTTCGGCGCCCTCGGCCCGTCCGCCCACCGGCTGCTGGAGCTGGGCGAGGGCTGGAAGTCCTGGGTGCTGGTCGACCGCGATCCGGTGGACGACTGGACCGACGGCCGGGTCACCCTGCTGGGCGACGCGGCGCACCCGATGCTGCACTACGCGGCGCAGGGCGCCTGCCAGGCCCTGGAGGACGCGGTACTGCTGGGCGAGCTGCTCGACTGCTCGGCGGACGAGTTCCCCCAGCGGTTCGAGAAGTACAACGCCGAGCGCCGCCTTCGCACCGCCCGCGTGCAGCTCGCCGCCCGGGAGAGCATCCGGCTCTGGCACCCGGCCGGCCAGGACGCGGTGGCCCGCAACGCGCTGCTCTCCTCGCTCTCGGCCCGCGAACTCCACGACCAGGTGGCGTGGATGCACGGGGTCCGGGAGTTCGGGCAGCAGCAGGAGGCGGACCGTCAGCACCACATCCGGAGCACTGTCGAGAAGGGGAAGCGCATATGA
- a CDS encoding GNAT family N-acetyltransferase: MALTMVDIGPDQPEMVRDVAPLIRALRPALGPDAFAEFAAEAHRQGLVFTAVYDGDGRCLAVAGHRVLATSRGRLLFVDDLVTAPEARSGGVGARLFAELEQRARRAGCVRIELDSGTANHGAHRFYHLRRMAVTAFHFGLDI; encoded by the coding sequence ATGGCGCTGACCATGGTCGACATCGGGCCCGACCAGCCGGAGATGGTCCGGGACGTGGCTCCGCTGATCCGTGCGCTGCGGCCCGCGCTCGGCCCGGACGCCTTCGCCGAGTTCGCCGCCGAGGCCCACCGGCAGGGCCTGGTCTTCACCGCCGTGTACGACGGGGACGGGCGCTGCCTGGCGGTGGCCGGGCACCGGGTGCTGGCGACCAGCCGTGGCCGGCTGCTCTTCGTCGACGACCTGGTCACCGCTCCGGAGGCGCGTTCAGGCGGCGTCGGCGCACGGCTCTTCGCCGAGCTGGAGCAGCGGGCCCGCCGGGCGGGCTGCGTACGGATCGAGCTGGACTCCGGGACCGCCAACCATGGCGCGCACCGCTTCTACCACCTGCGCCGGATGGCCGTCACCGCCTTCCACTTCGGCCTGGACATCTAG
- a CDS encoding TetR/AcrR family transcriptional regulator, which yields MAAPAAPTATAGPAPLRRGMPEKRQAIVRAARTVFGREGFTRSSVDVIAAEAGVSKRTIYNHFADKEQLFQWVILEGATEVATTHAAIADRHFRKTVDLQDDLTDFALERVAGLTAFADHWALVRTIEAEAPRIRPAVLDAWQEAGPRETHRELTRRMRDFADRGLLGIEDAELAADHFNLLTFISVTQPSFYGAIPLEEARITEIITGGVRAFLRLYRPTAG from the coding sequence ATGGCCGCCCCCGCCGCCCCCACAGCCACCGCCGGCCCCGCCCCGCTGCGCCGCGGCATGCCGGAGAAGCGCCAGGCCATCGTCCGTGCGGCGCGCACGGTCTTCGGCCGTGAGGGGTTCACCAGGTCCAGCGTCGATGTGATCGCCGCCGAGGCCGGAGTCTCCAAGCGCACCATCTACAACCACTTCGCCGACAAGGAGCAGCTCTTCCAGTGGGTGATCCTGGAGGGGGCCACCGAGGTCGCCACCACCCACGCGGCCATCGCGGACCGCCACTTCCGCAAGACCGTCGATCTCCAGGACGACCTGACGGACTTCGCCCTCGAACGGGTCGCCGGGCTCACCGCCTTCGCGGACCACTGGGCGCTGGTGCGGACGATCGAGGCGGAGGCGCCGCGCATCCGGCCCGCCGTACTGGACGCCTGGCAGGAGGCGGGGCCCCGCGAGACCCACCGCGAACTGACCAGGCGGATGCGCGACTTCGCCGACCGTGGGCTGCTGGGGATCGAGGACGCCGAGCTGGCCGCCGACCACTTCAACCTGCTGACCTTCATCAGCGTCACCCAGCCGTCCTTCTACGGGGCGATCCCGCTGGAGGAGGCCCGCATCACCGAGATCATCACCGGCGGCGTCCGGGCCTTCCTGCGCCTCTACCGCCCGACCGCCGGCTGA
- a CDS encoding FAD-binding oxidoreductase — MIGISGPVFRPDDDGYDAERTGYNLALADHHRPALVVGATGPADVAAAIRYASAAGLAVAVQATGHGISADTHGQLVISTRRMKGVQVDPEARTARIAAGVRWHEVLAETAPYGLAPLSGSNPDVGAVGYTLGGGIGLLGRRYGFAADHVRRLDVVTADGQLRQATADREPDLFWALRGGKDNFGVAVSMEIDLVPVATLLGGGLYFPGEAADDVLHGYAEWTRTVPEEMSSSLQLIRYPDLPVLPEPLRGRYVAHLRIAWSGPEEQGRRWVRPLRELGPLLMDTVRLLPYREVGTIHHEPPLPVAAYDRNTALRALDPAAVDTLLDLAGPQADAPIILEIRHQGGAYSRPPAVPNAVGGRDAAYMLFSTHILEPDRLEEIRYAHGGLHDKLRPWSTGGAFVNFFGIDDATPDTVRTAYHPADYRRLAALKAAWDPGNLFRLNYNIPPART, encoded by the coding sequence ATGATCGGGATATCGGGGCCGGTCTTCCGGCCCGACGACGACGGCTATGACGCCGAGCGGACGGGCTACAACCTCGCACTCGCCGACCACCACCGCCCCGCCCTGGTGGTCGGTGCCACCGGCCCGGCGGACGTGGCCGCCGCCATCCGGTACGCCTCCGCCGCCGGCCTGGCCGTCGCCGTCCAGGCGACCGGGCACGGCATCTCGGCAGACACCCACGGCCAGCTGGTCATCAGCACCCGCCGGATGAAGGGCGTCCAGGTCGACCCCGAGGCCCGCACGGCCAGAATCGCCGCCGGGGTGCGCTGGCACGAGGTTCTCGCCGAGACCGCCCCCTACGGCCTCGCCCCGCTCAGCGGCTCCAACCCCGACGTCGGCGCGGTCGGCTACACCCTCGGTGGCGGCATCGGCCTGCTCGGCCGCCGCTACGGCTTCGCCGCCGACCACGTCCGCCGACTCGACGTGGTCACCGCCGACGGGCAGCTCCGCCAAGCCACCGCCGACCGGGAACCCGACCTCTTCTGGGCCCTGCGCGGCGGCAAGGACAACTTCGGCGTGGCCGTCTCCATGGAGATCGACCTGGTCCCGGTGGCCACCCTGCTCGGCGGCGGGCTGTACTTCCCCGGCGAGGCCGCCGACGACGTCCTGCACGGCTACGCCGAGTGGACCCGTACCGTCCCGGAGGAGATGTCCTCGTCCCTCCAGCTGATCCGCTACCCCGACCTGCCCGTGCTTCCCGAGCCGCTGCGCGGCCGGTATGTGGCCCACCTCCGGATCGCCTGGAGCGGCCCGGAAGAGCAGGGCCGGCGCTGGGTACGACCGCTGCGCGAGCTGGGCCCCCTGCTGATGGACACCGTGCGCCTGCTGCCGTACCGGGAGGTCGGCACCATCCACCATGAACCGCCCCTCCCGGTGGCCGCCTACGACCGCAACACCGCCCTGCGCGCACTCGACCCGGCCGCCGTCGACACCCTCCTCGACCTGGCCGGACCCCAGGCCGACGCCCCGATCATCCTGGAGATCCGCCACCAGGGCGGCGCCTACTCCCGTCCACCCGCCGTCCCCAACGCCGTCGGCGGGCGCGACGCCGCCTACATGCTCTTCTCCACCCACATCCTGGAACCGGACCGCCTGGAGGAGATCCGCTACGCCCACGGCGGGCTGCACGACAAGCTGCGCCCCTGGAGCACCGGCGGGGCCTTCGTCAACTTCTTCGGCATCGACGACGCCACCCCCGACACCGTCCGCACCGCCTACCACCCGGCCGACTACCGGCGGCTGGCCGCACTCAAGGCGGCCTGGGACCCCGGCAACCTCTTCCGCCTCAACTACAACATCCCGCCCGCCCGCACCTGA
- a CDS encoding VOC family protein produces the protein MAVQLNHTILSARNRQESADFLTGILGLSEPVPSEPFLAVPLSNGVTLDVLEVSEPIASQHYAFLVEESEFDEILGRIRQQELPYWADPFHRRPSQVNDWHGGHGVYFDDPNGHRLEVLTRPSTTNR, from the coding sequence ATGGCCGTCCAGCTGAACCACACCATCCTGTCGGCGCGAAACCGCCAGGAGTCCGCCGACTTTCTGACCGGCATCCTGGGCCTGTCCGAGCCGGTGCCCTCCGAGCCCTTCCTGGCCGTCCCGTTGAGCAACGGCGTCACCCTCGACGTCCTGGAGGTGTCGGAGCCGATCGCCTCGCAGCACTACGCCTTCCTGGTCGAGGAGAGCGAGTTCGACGAGATCCTCGGACGGATCCGGCAGCAGGAACTGCCGTACTGGGCCGACCCGTTCCACCGCCGGCCCAGCCAGGTCAACGACTGGCACGGCGGGCACGGCGTCTACTTCGACGACCCCAACGGCCACCGCCTCGAAGTCCTGACCCGCCCCTCCACCACCAACCGCTGA
- a CDS encoding fumarylacetoacetate hydrolase family protein, protein MKLATFDTGTGQHVGFIDGDEVVDLTAADPSRATVIELLERDPRKVWASSGSAARLPLSEVKLCSPVPRPPKFLAIGYNYAAHLEETHMERPSRQAWFNKQQTSIIGPGDPIWIPAIAPDEVDYEGELAVVIGKRCKNVPNEKRAVLDVVAGFTIVNDVSVRDWQALEPGMVVSKSFDTHGAIGPWIVTPDEIGDPLDLRLRTYVSGELRQDGHTADMLFNVYEQVAYLSSAFTLEVGDVLSTGTPSGIAWHRPGKYLKAGDTVRIEIEKIGTLENPVIDEPR, encoded by the coding sequence ATGAAACTCGCGACGTTCGATACCGGTACCGGGCAGCACGTCGGTTTCATCGATGGCGACGAAGTAGTGGACCTGACGGCAGCCGATCCGTCGAGGGCGACGGTGATCGAACTGCTGGAGCGCGATCCGAGGAAGGTGTGGGCCTCGTCTGGCTCAGCAGCGAGGCTGCCGCTATCGGAGGTAAAGCTGTGCTCGCCGGTGCCCAGGCCGCCCAAGTTTCTGGCCATCGGTTACAACTACGCCGCGCATCTTGAAGAGACCCACATGGAGCGGCCGAGCCGCCAGGCATGGTTCAACAAGCAGCAGACCAGCATCATCGGGCCCGGCGACCCGATCTGGATCCCGGCGATTGCCCCGGATGAGGTCGACTACGAGGGCGAACTCGCCGTGGTGATCGGTAAGCGCTGCAAGAACGTCCCGAACGAGAAGCGCGCGGTGCTGGACGTCGTCGCGGGGTTCACCATCGTCAACGACGTAAGCGTGCGCGACTGGCAGGCGCTTGAGCCGGGCATGGTGGTGAGCAAGTCCTTCGACACCCACGGCGCGATCGGTCCGTGGATCGTCACCCCGGACGAGATCGGCGACCCGCTCGATCTGCGTCTGCGTACGTACGTCAGTGGCGAGTTGCGCCAGGACGGACATACGGCGGACATGCTGTTCAACGTGTACGAGCAGGTTGCCTACCTCTCCAGCGCGTTCACTCTGGAGGTCGGCGACGTACTGTCCACCGGCACTCCGAGCGGCATCGCCTGGCACCGGCCCGGCAAATACCTCAAGGCGGGCGACACCGTTCGCATCGAGATCGAGAAGATCGGAACGCTGGAGAACCCCGTCATCGACGAACCCCGCTGA
- a CDS encoding helix-turn-helix domain-containing protein, which yields MTKESPPGPTRAEDALALVRLAGRRGAVQAVLEWLGRRTGGAVALVAGDGSVLASSPHRPSDEALAAVRESYRRGMPSGVVGGPGARIVHLVALGREPYLVLDGCESHRHGTLLADAARILGLCRQSEEAERLRRRTELTEARSREAVLHLLMGGGVAVAHRIAGAMGARLPSPVRVYIVECPKRRRPAIAERLARSMGGQAWIVPCPVRFNHLIALAPAGTRPWEQAIVEQVPECRVGASDEVALRETPLGYEQAFHALAVARGVPDRWARFSRNIGLAPLLGPEGAYWAGELLGPCLSYQPARRTDPGAEELLATLGSWLAFGTGASRHLKIHRNTLAARLRLIKALLALDLPASLAAQSAAWLALRLHTGYPRPTGRPADLPTLLAAPAAQTWAHVQLSPLGSATDTVRAWLRADARLPETAADLGISLPGARKRLLRAEERLGRSLLHAPSAKYELWLAMSASGAL from the coding sequence ATGACCAAGGAGTCCCCACCCGGCCCGACACGGGCCGAGGACGCTCTGGCGCTCGTGCGGTTGGCGGGCAGGCGCGGAGCGGTCCAAGCCGTCCTGGAGTGGTTGGGGCGGCGCACCGGTGGGGCGGTGGCGCTGGTGGCGGGGGACGGCTCGGTGCTCGCATCCTCACCGCACCGGCCGTCGGACGAAGCACTGGCCGCAGTACGGGAGTCGTACCGGCGCGGGATGCCCTCGGGCGTGGTCGGCGGTCCCGGGGCGCGGATCGTGCACCTGGTGGCGCTCGGGAGGGAGCCCTATCTGGTGCTCGACGGCTGCGAGAGCCACCGGCACGGCACACTGCTCGCCGACGCCGCACGCATCCTCGGGCTGTGCCGGCAGTCGGAAGAGGCGGAACGGCTGCGGCGCCGGACGGAGTTGACGGAGGCGCGCAGCCGCGAGGCGGTGCTGCATCTGCTGATGGGCGGCGGCGTGGCCGTGGCCCACCGGATCGCGGGGGCGATGGGCGCCCGGCTGCCCAGCCCGGTGCGGGTGTACATCGTGGAGTGCCCGAAGCGGCGGCGGCCCGCGATAGCGGAGCGGCTGGCCCGGTCCATGGGCGGCCAGGCATGGATCGTCCCGTGCCCGGTGCGGTTCAACCACCTCATCGCGCTCGCCCCGGCCGGTACCCGCCCATGGGAGCAGGCCATCGTCGAGCAGGTACCGGAGTGCCGGGTCGGCGCCAGCGACGAGGTGGCGCTGCGGGAGACCCCGCTCGGCTATGAGCAGGCCTTCCACGCGCTGGCGGTGGCGCGTGGCGTACCGGACCGCTGGGCACGGTTCAGCCGCAACATCGGCCTCGCCCCACTGCTGGGACCCGAAGGAGCCTACTGGGCCGGGGAGTTGCTCGGGCCATGCCTCTCGTACCAGCCCGCGCGCCGGACCGACCCCGGGGCGGAGGAACTGCTCGCAACCCTCGGCTCCTGGCTGGCCTTCGGCACGGGGGCGAGCCGCCACCTGAAGATCCACCGCAACACGCTCGCCGCCCGCCTGCGGCTGATCAAGGCGCTCCTGGCCTTGGACCTGCCCGCGAGCCTGGCCGCCCAGTCGGCCGCCTGGCTGGCACTGCGGCTGCACACCGGCTACCCGCGCCCCACCGGCCGCCCCGCCGACCTGCCCACCCTGCTCGCCGCCCCCGCCGCCCAGACCTGGGCACATGTCCAACTCAGCCCACTCGGATCCGCCACCGACACGGTGCGCGCCTGGCTCCGCGCCGACGCCCGGCTCCCCGAGACGGCGGCCGACCTCGGCATCTCCCTTCCCGGCGCACGCAAGCGGCTGCTCAGGGCAGAGGAGAGACTCGGCCGCTCACTGCTGCACGCGCCGAGCGCCAAGTACGAGCTATGGCTGGCGATGAGCGCATCGGGCGCCCTCTGA
- a CDS encoding class I adenylate-forming enzyme family protein — MILQRIANRGIRLGTLFERAAAKHGANVLILDHDLDIAPELGRRATVAEIADLIDDFASRLWAAKVRPGQRVVVYKSDGFDITLLACAAARIGAVPVLLSPQLDGETVAELVRRTDEPFLITDQRKLETVLPPAVFELADRVLLTSGSHPGATELRTLAGTPRVAPVTMPPDHPTLITHTSGTTGTPKLAVHTGRTLQARYRPQATVVAPLIRRRETIAMHVSFVHSRLITALAISLFRGFPILVLADADPEHVADLFARLRPGILEAHPNSFKEWEELAQDPRRPLANVKLFSSTFDAIHPRTVQTMLNASRRRAPVFGQLYGQSEVGPAVVRTFSRRRGPDADGRCVGMPFPGFTDVRVVSRNGKEPSEADPGFIEVRSDGRIATYLGEQARYDKQVDDGWWRMGDVGYRTKWGCVHLLDREVDLIEGFGSTLAAEDTLFAKLDDLAEVVIIPGPDGRAVPVVCTKDDKPLDRAAWNAAAASLPPMAEPVQWRLADLPQTATTKIKRLELAGLLAADAQAA, encoded by the coding sequence GTGATTCTTCAGCGCATTGCCAACCGGGGTATCCGGCTCGGCACGCTCTTCGAGCGGGCGGCGGCCAAGCACGGCGCCAATGTCCTGATCCTCGACCACGACCTCGACATCGCCCCGGAGCTGGGACGGCGGGCGACCGTCGCGGAGATCGCGGACCTGATCGACGACTTCGCCTCCCGGCTCTGGGCGGCCAAGGTCCGCCCCGGTCAGCGGGTGGTGGTCTACAAGTCGGACGGGTTCGACATCACGCTGCTGGCCTGCGCGGCGGCACGGATCGGCGCCGTTCCGGTGCTGCTCTCCCCCCAGCTGGACGGCGAGACGGTGGCCGAACTGGTCCGCCGCACCGACGAACCGTTCCTGATCACCGACCAGCGGAAGCTGGAGACGGTGCTGCCGCCCGCCGTCTTCGAGCTGGCCGACCGGGTGCTGCTCACCTCGGGCAGCCACCCGGGCGCCACCGAGCTGCGCACCCTGGCCGGCACACCCCGGGTCGCCCCGGTCACCATGCCGCCGGACCACCCGACCCTGATCACCCACACCTCCGGCACCACCGGCACACCCAAGCTGGCCGTGCACACCGGCCGCACCCTGCAAGCCCGCTACCGCCCGCAGGCGACGGTGGTCGCCCCGCTGATCCGCAGGCGCGAGACCATCGCGATGCATGTCTCCTTCGTCCACTCCCGGCTGATCACCGCGCTGGCCATCTCGCTCTTCCGGGGGTTCCCGATCCTCGTCCTGGCCGACGCGGACCCCGAGCATGTCGCCGACCTCTTCGCCCGGCTGCGCCCCGGCATCCTGGAGGCCCACCCCAACTCCTTCAAGGAGTGGGAAGAGCTGGCCCAGGACCCGCGCCGACCGCTGGCCAACGTCAAGCTGTTCAGCAGCACCTTCGACGCCATCCACCCGCGCACCGTGCAGACCATGCTGAACGCCTCGCGCCGCAGGGCGCCGGTCTTCGGGCAGCTGTACGGACAGAGCGAGGTCGGGCCCGCCGTGGTCCGGACCTTCTCCCGGCGGCGCGGGCCGGACGCCGACGGACGCTGCGTCGGCATGCCCTTCCCGGGCTTCACCGACGTCCGGGTGGTCAGCCGGAACGGCAAGGAGCCGTCCGAGGCCGACCCGGGCTTCATCGAGGTGCGCAGCGACGGCCGGATCGCCACCTACCTGGGTGAGCAGGCCCGGTACGACAAGCAGGTGGACGACGGCTGGTGGCGGATGGGCGACGTCGGCTACCGCACCAAGTGGGGCTGTGTGCACCTGCTGGACCGCGAGGTCGACCTGATCGAGGGGTTCGGCTCGACGCTCGCCGCCGAGGACACCCTCTTCGCCAAGCTGGACGACCTCGCCGAGGTGGTCATCATCCCGGGCCCGGACGGCAGGGCGGTGCCGGTCGTCTGCACCAAGGACGACAAGCCGCTCGACCGGGCGGCCTGGAACGCCGCCGCGGCGAGCCTGCCGCCGATGGCCGAGCCCGTCCAGTGGCGGCTGGCCGACCTGCCGCAGACCGCCACCACCAAGATCAAGCGGCTTGAGCTGGCCGGCCTGCTGGCGGCCGACGCCCAGGCCGCGTGA
- a CDS encoding SRPBCC family protein encodes MGENTLDGTPLFQVRAEVRISASPTAVYDVVSDLTRSGEWSPECLGGAWVSGEPGAVGAVFRGRNLRGEDVVSWAPVVRGTWYTHSEVVAAEPGRTFRWAMHDSSGRRQESVWAFDIEADGEGSVLVHHFRMDGPTEGIRGITADMDDAAKARFFTEWGAKVEQDLGATLERIKIVIEKN; translated from the coding sequence ATGGGCGAAAACACACTCGACGGAACGCCGCTTTTCCAGGTCCGCGCCGAGGTCCGGATTTCCGCCTCGCCGACGGCGGTCTACGACGTTGTCAGCGATCTCACTCGCAGTGGTGAGTGGAGCCCGGAATGCCTCGGCGGCGCCTGGGTCTCCGGGGAGCCCGGGGCGGTCGGCGCGGTCTTCCGAGGCAGGAATCTGCGCGGCGAGGACGTGGTCTCCTGGGCCCCCGTCGTGCGCGGCACCTGGTACACCCACTCCGAGGTGGTCGCGGCCGAGCCCGGCCGTACCTTCCGCTGGGCGATGCACGACAGCTCCGGGCGGCGGCAGGAGAGCGTCTGGGCCTTCGACATCGAGGCCGACGGCGAGGGCAGTGTGCTGGTGCACCACTTCCGTATGGACGGCCCCACCGAGGGAATTCGCGGAATCACCGCCGACATGGACGACGCGGCGAAGGCGCGGTTCTTCACGGAATGGGGCGCCAAGGTGGAGCAGGACCTCGGAGCAACTCTCGAACGCATCAAGATCGTCATCGAAAAGAATTGA